The Mangifera indica cultivar Alphonso chromosome 8, CATAS_Mindica_2.1, whole genome shotgun sequence genome has a window encoding:
- the LOC123222442 gene encoding receptor-like cytosolic serine/threonine-protein kinase RBK2 — protein MEKKENTSSPVGVLEDYFRSEDSETSSSKEPTPSSNSKSNSKSNFRWHGLAELFRRNSRTARASLDPFSVIKLSIRKSSSMKEGINTEPYNAKSPQKIFSLHDLQAATNNFSFENLIGKGGYAEVYKGHLQDGESVAIKRLTRGTTDEMIADFLSELGIMAHVNHPNTAKLIGYGVEGGMHIVLELSPNGSLASLLYGMKEKLKWSVRYKIALGIAEGLLYLHEGCQRRIIHRDIKAANILLTEDFVPRICDFGLAKWLPEKWTHHILSKVEGTFGYLAPEFLMHGIVDEKTDVFAFGVLLLELVTGRRALDYSRQSLVLWAKPLLRKNEIKELVDPSMGKDYDFKQVNLVLLAAYICVQQSSLRRPQMCQVVQLLKGNLSCLKFMKKCRSPLVRRTLRQELSNAEDHNSTKMNSFPQNRN, from the exons ATGGAGAAGAAGGAGAATACAAGTTCACCTGTTGGAGTTCTGGAGGATTACTTTAGAAGTGAAGACTCAGAAACGTCTTCTTCGAAAGAACCTACCCCTAGCTCCAATTCTAAATCAAATTCCAAATCCAATTTTCGCTGGCATGGATTGGCAGAGCTATTCAGAAGAAATTCTAGAACAGCAAGAGCCTCATTGGATCCTTTCAGTGTCATCAAGCTCTCAATAAGGAAAAGTAGTAGTATGAAAGAGGGTATAAATACTGAGCCATACAATGCAAAGTCTCCGCAGAAGATATTTTCTCTGCACGACCTCCAAGCTGCCACCAATAATTTCAGTTTTG AGAATCTGATTGGAAAGGGGGGTTATGCTGAAGTTTACAAGGGGCATTTGCAAGATGGAGAATCTGTGGCAATCAAACGGCTAACACGCGGTACAACTGATGAGATGATTGCAGATTTTCTGTCAGAGCTTGGGATTATGGCTCATGTCAACCATCCTAACACTGCTAAGTTAATTGGATATGGAGTTGAAGGAGGCATGCACATTGTTCTTGAATTGTCTCCAAATGGAAGCTTAGCTTCTCTACTTTATG GTATGAAGGAGAAACTGAAATGGAGTGTTAGGTATAAGATTGCTCTAGGGATAGCTGAGGGTTTACTCTATCTTCATGAGGGTTGTCAGAGGAGAATCATCCATAGAGATATCAAGGCTGCCAATATTTTGCTCACTGAGGATTTTGTACCccgg ATTTGTGATTTTGGGCTTGCCAAATGGCTACCGGAGAAATGGACTCACCACATATTATCCAAAGTTGAAGGCACATTTGG TTATCTTGCTCCTGAGTTCTTGATGCATGGGATAGTAGATGAAAAGACTGATGTTTTTGCCTTTGGTGTATTGCTGTTGGAACTAGTCACCGGACGCCGAGCTCTCGATTACTCACGACAAAGCCTCGTCTTGTGG GCAAAACCTTTGCTGAGGAAGAATGAAATTAAAGAGCTAGTTGATCCTTCCATGGGTAAAGACTATGATTTCAAGCAAGTAAATCTAGTGTTGTTGGCAGCTTATATATGCGTACAGCAGTCTTCTCTTCGCCGGCCTCAAATGTGCCAG GTTGTACAGCTTCTGAAAGGAAATCTTAGCTGCTtgaaattcatgaaaaaatGTAGATCCCCTTTGGTAAGAAGAACTCTCCGCCAAGAACTGTCAAATGCAGAAGATCACAACTCAACCAAAATGAATAGCTTTCCTCAGAATCGAAATTGA